The following proteins are co-located in the Coleofasciculus sp. FACHB-1120 genome:
- the ligA gene encoding NAD-dependent DNA ligase LigA, which produces MDAVEVTQAVKQRIQELRQLLHKASYAYYVLDDPIMEDAIYDRLYRELQDLETQYPELVTPDSITQRVGEKPATQFSSVRHNIPLYSLENAFNIQEFSKWQERWRRQVPELDSFEYVCELKIDGSAIALTYENGILVRGTTRGDGIAGEDITQNVRTIRAIPLRLNLENPPTHVEVRGEAFLGLDVFKQINQERQQAGDQLFANPRNAAAGTLRQLDSRIVAKRRLDFFAYTLQIPGKDDAEVARTQWESLELLQEMGFKVNPNRKRCQSLEEVGDYYDEWNTGRLNLPYMTDGVVVKLNSIPLQEKLGFTQKFPRWAVALKYAAEEAPTRVENISINVGRTGALTPLAELQPVQLAGTTVQRATLHNIDYVRSLDIRIGDTVIIHKAGEIIPEVVRVLPELRPEGTQAFQMPTCCPVCNQPVVKPVDEAVTRCVNASCPAILKGALVHWASRNALDINGMGEKLMHQLVDKGVVNSVADLYDLTADRLGTLERMGKKLAQKLVDAIAQSKTQPWSRVLYGLGIRHVGSVNAQTLTQKFITVEQLAGASAANIEAVYGIGPEIAHAVYDWFQVPANQALIDRLKASGLQLAGNIETPSAESRSVPSPLQGKTFVITGTLPTLKRDEAKALIEKAGGKVTGSVSAKTDYLLVGEDAGSKLEKAEALGITQLSEAELLEIVED; this is translated from the coding sequence ATGGATGCCGTGGAAGTGACACAGGCAGTCAAGCAGCGGATACAGGAACTGCGACAGTTGTTGCACAAAGCCAGTTATGCCTACTATGTCCTTGATGATCCCATCATGGAGGATGCCATCTATGACCGGCTGTATCGGGAACTGCAAGACTTAGAAACTCAGTATCCCGAACTGGTGACACCGGACAGCATCACTCAGCGCGTGGGTGAGAAACCGGCAACTCAGTTTTCCTCGGTGCGGCATAATATCCCTCTCTACAGTTTGGAAAATGCCTTTAATATTCAGGAATTTAGCAAATGGCAGGAACGCTGGCGGCGACAAGTCCCCGAACTCGATTCGTTTGAATACGTTTGCGAGTTAAAAATCGATGGTTCTGCGATCGCTCTCACCTATGAAAATGGCATCTTGGTGAGAGGGACGACGCGGGGGGATGGCATCGCGGGGGAAGATATTACTCAGAATGTGCGGACAATTCGCGCTATCCCCTTGCGGTTGAATTTAGAAAACCCTCCCACTCACGTAGAAGTTCGCGGCGAGGCGTTTTTAGGCTTAGATGTGTTTAAGCAAATTAATCAGGAACGGCAGCAAGCTGGCGATCAGTTATTTGCCAATCCTCGCAATGCAGCGGCGGGAACTTTGCGGCAATTAGATTCTCGGATTGTGGCAAAGCGGCGGCTGGATTTCTTTGCCTATACGTTGCAAATTCCTGGTAAAGATGATGCTGAGGTTGCCCGAACTCAGTGGGAATCGCTGGAATTGCTGCAAGAAATGGGATTTAAGGTAAATCCCAATCGCAAGCGTTGTCAGTCTTTAGAAGAGGTTGGGGATTATTATGACGAATGGAATACGGGGCGGTTGAATTTACCCTATATGACCGATGGGGTCGTCGTGAAGCTGAATTCGATTCCACTTCAGGAAAAGTTGGGATTTACGCAAAAGTTTCCTCGCTGGGCAGTGGCGCTGAAATACGCGGCGGAAGAGGCACCCACCCGTGTTGAAAATATTTCTATCAATGTCGGGCGAACGGGGGCGCTGACACCGTTAGCAGAGTTGCAGCCAGTCCAATTAGCTGGCACAACCGTACAAAGAGCCACATTGCACAATATTGATTATGTGCGATCGCTTGATATTCGCATTGGCGATACGGTGATTATCCACAAAGCTGGGGAAATCATTCCTGAAGTGGTGCGCGTACTGCCAGAACTCCGCCCAGAGGGAACTCAAGCCTTCCAAATGCCCACCTGTTGCCCGGTGTGCAATCAGCCAGTGGTAAAGCCCGTTGATGAGGCGGTGACGCGCTGCGTGAATGCTTCTTGCCCCGCTATCCTCAAAGGGGCGCTGGTTCACTGGGCAAGCCGTAATGCACTGGATATCAACGGCATGGGCGAAAAATTGATGCACCAGTTGGTGGATAAAGGCGTAGTGAATTCGGTTGCAGATTTATACGATTTAACCGCTGATAGGTTGGGAACTTTGGAACGGATGGGCAAGAAATTAGCCCAAAAGTTGGTGGATGCGATCGCCCAGTCGAAAACTCAGCCTTGGTCGCGGGTATTATACGGTTTAGGGATTCGTCACGTCGGCAGTGTCAATGCCCAAACTTTAACTCAAAAATTCATCACCGTTGAGCAACTAGCTGGGGCATCCGCAGCGAATATTGAAGCAGTGTATGGCATTGGTCCAGAAATTGCCCACGCTGTTTACGACTGGTTTCAAGTCCCGGCGAATCAGGCGTTAATTGACAGACTGAAAGCATCGGGTTTGCAACTCGCCGGTAACATAGAAACCCCATCCGCAGAAAGTAGAAGCGTTCCCTCGCCCCTACAAGGCAAAACCTTTGTGATTACGGGCACATTGCCGACTCTCAAGCGCGACGAGGCGAAAGCGTTGATTGAAAAAGCCGGTGGTAAAGTCACGGGTTCCGTTAGCGCCAAAACCGACTACTTACTGGTGGGGGAAGATGCCGGTTCCAAGTTAGAAAAGGCTGAAGCGTTGGGAATCACCCAACTGAGTGAAGCTGAACTGCTGGAAATCGTCGAAGATTAG
- a CDS encoding glycerophosphodiester phosphodiesterase: protein MWRVFKLALLTTAALAVFPVGEATAATLTGAPPIVIGHRGASGYRPEHTLAAYELAIEMGADYIEPDLVSTKDGVLIARHENEISGTTDVANRPEFANRKTTKTIDGKPVTGWFTEDFTLAEIKTLRAKERIPELRPGSTQYDGLYEVPTLQEVIDLAKKKSAEKGRTIGIYPETKHPTYFDSIGLSLEEPLVKILSENGYTDADDAVFIQSFEVANLQFLKTLTNVPLVQLFDASTAKPYDFVVSGDSRTYGDLITSSGLNAIAQYASGIGPWKRLIIPADTVDNNGDGQPDDLNGDGVISDADKPLLEPTSLINDAHAAGLLVHAYTFRSEDFFLAPDYNGNPELEYEQFFKLGIDGVFSDFPDTAVAVRNRIAGDPSKDVPEPTSLLAFGILPIAEVLRRRQNKFKKA from the coding sequence ATGTGGCGCGTTTTTAAGCTAGCTTTATTAACAACAGCAGCTTTGGCAGTTTTTCCAGTGGGTGAAGCAACCGCGGCAACTTTGACGGGTGCCCCTCCAATTGTGATTGGACACCGGGGTGCTAGTGGTTATCGTCCCGAACATACGTTAGCAGCCTATGAGCTGGCGATTGAGATGGGCGCTGATTATATTGAACCCGACTTGGTTTCGACAAAAGACGGCGTTCTAATTGCTCGCCATGAAAATGAAATTTCTGGAACAACGGACGTTGCAAATCGCCCAGAATTTGCTAACAGGAAGACAACCAAAACAATTGATGGAAAACCAGTCACCGGCTGGTTTACCGAAGATTTTACCTTAGCCGAAATCAAGACTCTCCGGGCGAAAGAGCGTATCCCTGAATTGCGCCCCGGATCTACTCAGTATGATGGCTTGTATGAAGTTCCGACTTTACAAGAAGTTATCGACCTAGCAAAGAAAAAAAGTGCCGAAAAAGGTCGCACGATTGGCATTTATCCAGAAACGAAGCATCCCACTTACTTTGATTCCATCGGATTATCGTTAGAGGAACCTTTGGTAAAAATCCTCAGCGAGAACGGTTACACCGATGCGGATGATGCAGTTTTCATTCAATCCTTTGAAGTTGCAAACTTGCAATTTCTGAAAACACTAACGAATGTACCGTTGGTTCAGTTGTTTGATGCAAGTACTGCCAAACCCTATGATTTTGTTGTCAGTGGTGATTCTCGCACCTATGGCGATCTAATCACTTCTTCAGGATTGAATGCGATCGCGCAATATGCCAGCGGAATTGGCCCCTGGAAACGCCTGATTATTCCGGCTGACACTGTTGACAACAATGGCGATGGTCAGCCTGACGATCTGAATGGAGATGGGGTAATTAGCGATGCTGACAAGCCATTGTTAGAACCCACATCCCTAATTAACGACGCCCATGCGGCGGGTTTACTGGTTCATGCTTACACTTTCCGCAGTGAAGACTTTTTCCTCGCTCCAGACTACAACGGCAACCCAGAGCTGGAGTACGAACAATTCTTTAAATTAGGGATTGATGGCGTCTTTAGCGACTTTCCAGATACCGCCGTTGCGGTTCGCAACCGTATCGCTGGCGATCCCAGCAAAGATGTTCCCGAACCCACTTCGTTACTGGCATTTGGTATTCTCCCAATCGCAGAGGTATTGCGCCGTCGCCAAAATAAATTCAAAAAGGCTTGA